The Myotis daubentonii chromosome 9, mMyoDau2.1, whole genome shotgun sequence genome has a segment encoding these proteins:
- the VPS11 gene encoding vacuolar protein sorting-associated protein 11 homolog isoform X1 translates to MAAYLQWRRFVFFDKEVVKEPLGSDGPAPGPAPAAGPAASKLLCLPPGITVCDSGRGSLVFGDILPLALSLPDPCGGPAGAESAPWRLTGFQAYKLRVTHLYQLKQHNILASVGEDEQGINPLVKIWNLEKRDGGNPLCTRIFPAIPGTEPTVVSCLTVHENLNFMAIGFTDGSVTLNKGDITRDRHSKTQILHKGNYPVTGLAFRQAGKNTHLFVVTTENVQSYIVSGKDCPRVELDTHGCGLRCSALSDPSQDLQFIVAGDECVYLYQPDERGPCFAFEGQKLIAHWFRGYLVIVSRDRKVSPKSEFTNRDSQSSDKQILNIYDLCNKFIAYSAVFEDIVDVLAEWGSLYVLTRDGRVHALQEKDTQTKLEMLFKKNLFEMAINLAKSQHLDSDGLAQIFMQYGDHLYSKGNHDGAVQQYIRTIGKLEPSYVIRKFLDAQRIHNLTAYLQTLHRQSLANADHTTLLLNCYTKLKDSLRLEEFIKTKSESEVHFDVETAIRVLRQAGYYSHALYLAEHHAHHEWYLKIQLEDIKNYQEALRYIGKLPFEQAESNMKRYGKILMHHIPEQMTQLLKGLCTNYRPSFEGQGDRESPGRRANSEEFIPIFANNPRELKAFLEHMSAVQPDSPQGIYDTLLELRLQNWAHEKDPQVKEKLHAEAISLLKSGRFCDVFDKALVLCQMHDFQDGVLHLYEQGKLYQQMMHYYMQHEQYRQVIEVCERHGEQEPSLWEQALSYFARKEEDCKEYVAAVLKHIENKNLMPPLLVVQTLAHNSTATLSVIRDYLVQKLQKQSQQIAQDELRVRRYREETTRIRQEIQELKASPKIFQKTKCSICNSALELPSVHFLCGHSFHQHCFESYSESDADCPTCLPENRKVMDMIRAQEQKRDLHDQFQHQLKCSNDSFSVIADYFGRGVFNKLTLLTDPPTARLAGSLESGLQRDLLVHSRRGT, encoded by the exons atggcggcctacCTGCAGTGGCGGCGCTTCGTTTTCTTCGACAAGGAGGTGGTGAAGGAACCGCTGGGCAGCGATGGGCCCGCTCCCGGGCCCGCGCCTGCCGCTGGGCCCGCTGCTTCCAagctcctctgcctccctcctggcatCACTGTCTGCGACTCAGGCCGAGGGAGCCTTGTCTTTGGAGATATCCTTCCTCTGGCGCTGTCCCTCCCCGACCCCTGCGGAGGCCCCGCTGGGGCGGAATCGGCCCCTTGGAGG CTTACAGGCTTCCAAGCCTACAAACTACGGGTGACACACCTGTACCAGCTGAAGCAGCACAACATTCTGGCATCTGTTGGTGAGGATGAACAGGGCATCAACCCCCTG GTGAAAATCTGGAACCTCGAGAAGAGAGATGGTGGCAATCCACTCTGCACTCGAATCTTCCCTGCCATCCCTGGGACAGAGCCCACTGTTGTGTCCTGTTTGACTGTCCATGAAAATCTCAATTTTATGGCCATCG GGTTCACGGATGGCAGCGTTACCTTGAACAAAGGAGACATCACTCGGGACCGGCATAGCAAGACCCAGATTTTGCACAAGGGCAACTACCCTGTAACTGGACTGGCCTTTCGCCAAGCGGGAAAGAACACTCACTTGTTTGTTGTGACGACAGAGAACGTTCAG TCCTATATAGTTTCTGGAAAGGACTGCCCTCGTGTGGAGTTGGATACCCACGGTTGTGGCCTGCGCTGCTCAGCCCTAAGTGACCCTTCTCAGGACCTGCAGTTCATTGTGGCCGGGGATGAGTGTGTCTACTTGTACCAGCCTGATGAACGGGGGCCCTGCTTCGCCTTTGAGGGCCAGAAGCTCATTGCTCACTGGTTCAGAGGCTACCTTGTCATTGTCTCCCGTGACCGGAAGGTTTCTCCCAA GTCAGAGTTTACCAACAGGGACTCACAGAGCTCCGACAAGCAGATTCTCAACATCTATGACCTGTGCAACAAGTTTATAGCCTATAGCGCTGTCTTTGAGGATATAGTGGATGTGCTTGCTGAGTGGGGCTCCCTGTACGTGCTGACGCGGGATGGGCGGGTCCACGCACTGCAGGAGAAGGACACACAGACCAAACTGGAG ATGCTGTTTAAGAAGAACCTATTTGAGATGGCGATTAACCTGGCCAAGAGCCAGCACCTGGATAGTGATGGGTTGGCCCAGATCTTCATGCAGTACGGGGACCATCTCTACAGCAAGGGCAACCATGATGGGGCAGTTCAACAGTATATCCG AACCATTGGAAAGTTGGAACCATCATATGTGATCCGCAAGTTTCTGGATGCCCAGCGTATCCACAACCTGACTGCCTACCTGCAGACCCTGCACCGGCAGTCCCTGGCCAATGCCGACCACACCACCCTGCTGCTCAACTGCTACACCAAGCTCAAGGACAGCTTGAGGCTAGAGGAGTTCATCAAG ACAAAGAGCGAGAGTGAAGTCCACTTTGACGTGGAGACAGCCATCAGGGTGCTGCGGCAGGCTGGCTACTACTCCCACGCCCTCTACTTGGCCGAGCACCATGCACACCACGAGTGGTACTTGAAGATCCAGCTAGAGGACATTAAG AACTACCAGGAAGCCCTTAGGTACATTGGCAAGCTGCCTTTTGAGCAGGCAGAGAGCAACATGAAGCGCTATGGCAAGATCCTCATGCACCACATACCAGAGCAGATGACCCAGTTGCTGAAGGGACTTTGTACCAACTATCGGCCCAGCTTTGAAGGTCAAGGTGACAGGGAGTCACCAGGCCGCAGG gccaacTCAGAGGAGTTCATCCCCATCTTTGCCAACAACCCACGAGAGTTGAAAGCTTTCCTAGAGCACATGAGTGCAGTACAGCCCGACTCACCACAGGGCATCTACGACACGCTCCTTGAACTACGACTACAGAACTGGGCCCATGAGAAGGATCCACAG gtCAAAGAGAAGCTTCACGCAGAGGCGATCTCCCTCCTGAAGAGTGGCCGCTTCTGCGACGTCTTTGACAAGGCCCTGGTCCTATGCCAGATGCACGACTTCCAGGATGGGGTCCTGCACCTCTACGAGCAGGGGAAGCT GTATCAGCAGATGATGCACTACTACATGCAGCATGAGCAGTACCGGCAGGTGATCGAGGTGTGCGAGCGCCATGGGGAGCAGGAGCCCTCTCTGTGGGAACAGGCGCTCAGCTACTTTGCCCGCAAGGAGGAGGACTGCAAGGAGTACGTGGCAGCAGTGCTCAAGCATATTGAGAACAAGAACCTCATGCCACCACTTCTAG TGGTGCAGACCCTGGCCCACAACTCCACCGCCACCCTGTCTGTCATCCGGGACTACCTGGTCCAGAAACTGCAAAAACAGAGCCAGCAGATTGCACAGGACGAGCTCAGGGTGCGGCGGTATCGAGAGGAGACCACCCGCATCCGCCAAGAGATCCAGGAGCTCAAGGCGAG TCCGAAGATTTTCCAGAAGACCAAGTGCAGCATCTGTAACAGTGCCTTGGAATTGCCCTCCGTCCACTTTCTCTGTGGACACTCTTTCCACCAACACTGCTTTGAGAGTTACTCGGAAAGTGATGCTGActgccccacctgcctccctgaaAACCGGAAGGTCATGGATATGATCCGGGCCCAGGAACAGAAACGCGACCTCCACGACCAGTTCCAGCACCAG CTCAAGTGCTCCAACGACAGCTTCTCTGTCATCGCTGACTACTTCGGCCGAGGCGTTTTCAACAAACTGACCCTGCTCACTGACCCTCCCAcggccaggctggctggaagctTGGAGTCTGGGCTGCAGCGGGACCTGCTTGTGCATTCCAGGAGGGGCACTTGA
- the VPS11 gene encoding vacuolar protein sorting-associated protein 11 homolog isoform X2 yields the protein MAAYLQWRRFVFFDKEVVKEPLGSDGPAPGPAPAAGPAASKLLCLPPGITVCDSGRGSLVFGDMEGQVWFLSRSLQLTGFQAYKLRVTHLYQLKQHNILASVGEDEQGINPLVKIWNLEKRDGGNPLCTRIFPAIPGTEPTVVSCLTVHENLNFMAIGFTDGSVTLNKGDITRDRHSKTQILHKGNYPVTGLAFRQAGKNTHLFVVTTENVQSYIVSGKDCPRVELDTHGCGLRCSALSDPSQDLQFIVAGDECVYLYQPDERGPCFAFEGQKLIAHWFRGYLVIVSRDRKVSPKSEFTNRDSQSSDKQILNIYDLCNKFIAYSAVFEDIVDVLAEWGSLYVLTRDGRVHALQEKDTQTKLEMLFKKNLFEMAINLAKSQHLDSDGLAQIFMQYGDHLYSKGNHDGAVQQYIRTIGKLEPSYVIRKFLDAQRIHNLTAYLQTLHRQSLANADHTTLLLNCYTKLKDSLRLEEFIKTKSESEVHFDVETAIRVLRQAGYYSHALYLAEHHAHHEWYLKIQLEDIKNYQEALRYIGKLPFEQAESNMKRYGKILMHHIPEQMTQLLKGLCTNYRPSFEGQGDRESPGRRANSEEFIPIFANNPRELKAFLEHMSAVQPDSPQGIYDTLLELRLQNWAHEKDPQVKEKLHAEAISLLKSGRFCDVFDKALVLCQMHDFQDGVLHLYEQGKLYQQMMHYYMQHEQYRQVIEVCERHGEQEPSLWEQALSYFARKEEDCKEYVAAVLKHIENKNLMPPLLVVQTLAHNSTATLSVIRDYLVQKLQKQSQQIAQDELRVRRYREETTRIRQEIQELKASPKIFQKTKCSICNSALELPSVHFLCGHSFHQHCFESYSESDADCPTCLPENRKVMDMIRAQEQKRDLHDQFQHQLKCSNDSFSVIADYFGRGVFNKLTLLTDPPTARLAGSLESGLQRDLLVHSRRGT from the exons atggcggcctacCTGCAGTGGCGGCGCTTCGTTTTCTTCGACAAGGAGGTGGTGAAGGAACCGCTGGGCAGCGATGGGCCCGCTCCCGGGCCCGCGCCTGCCGCTGGGCCCGCTGCTTCCAagctcctctgcctccctcctggcatCACTGTCTGCGACTCAGGCCGAGGGAGCCTTGTCTTTGGAGATAT GGAAGGTCAGGTCTGGTTCTTGTCCCGCTCCCTCCAGCTTACAGGCTTCCAAGCCTACAAACTACGGGTGACACACCTGTACCAGCTGAAGCAGCACAACATTCTGGCATCTGTTGGTGAGGATGAACAGGGCATCAACCCCCTG GTGAAAATCTGGAACCTCGAGAAGAGAGATGGTGGCAATCCACTCTGCACTCGAATCTTCCCTGCCATCCCTGGGACAGAGCCCACTGTTGTGTCCTGTTTGACTGTCCATGAAAATCTCAATTTTATGGCCATCG GGTTCACGGATGGCAGCGTTACCTTGAACAAAGGAGACATCACTCGGGACCGGCATAGCAAGACCCAGATTTTGCACAAGGGCAACTACCCTGTAACTGGACTGGCCTTTCGCCAAGCGGGAAAGAACACTCACTTGTTTGTTGTGACGACAGAGAACGTTCAG TCCTATATAGTTTCTGGAAAGGACTGCCCTCGTGTGGAGTTGGATACCCACGGTTGTGGCCTGCGCTGCTCAGCCCTAAGTGACCCTTCTCAGGACCTGCAGTTCATTGTGGCCGGGGATGAGTGTGTCTACTTGTACCAGCCTGATGAACGGGGGCCCTGCTTCGCCTTTGAGGGCCAGAAGCTCATTGCTCACTGGTTCAGAGGCTACCTTGTCATTGTCTCCCGTGACCGGAAGGTTTCTCCCAA GTCAGAGTTTACCAACAGGGACTCACAGAGCTCCGACAAGCAGATTCTCAACATCTATGACCTGTGCAACAAGTTTATAGCCTATAGCGCTGTCTTTGAGGATATAGTGGATGTGCTTGCTGAGTGGGGCTCCCTGTACGTGCTGACGCGGGATGGGCGGGTCCACGCACTGCAGGAGAAGGACACACAGACCAAACTGGAG ATGCTGTTTAAGAAGAACCTATTTGAGATGGCGATTAACCTGGCCAAGAGCCAGCACCTGGATAGTGATGGGTTGGCCCAGATCTTCATGCAGTACGGGGACCATCTCTACAGCAAGGGCAACCATGATGGGGCAGTTCAACAGTATATCCG AACCATTGGAAAGTTGGAACCATCATATGTGATCCGCAAGTTTCTGGATGCCCAGCGTATCCACAACCTGACTGCCTACCTGCAGACCCTGCACCGGCAGTCCCTGGCCAATGCCGACCACACCACCCTGCTGCTCAACTGCTACACCAAGCTCAAGGACAGCTTGAGGCTAGAGGAGTTCATCAAG ACAAAGAGCGAGAGTGAAGTCCACTTTGACGTGGAGACAGCCATCAGGGTGCTGCGGCAGGCTGGCTACTACTCCCACGCCCTCTACTTGGCCGAGCACCATGCACACCACGAGTGGTACTTGAAGATCCAGCTAGAGGACATTAAG AACTACCAGGAAGCCCTTAGGTACATTGGCAAGCTGCCTTTTGAGCAGGCAGAGAGCAACATGAAGCGCTATGGCAAGATCCTCATGCACCACATACCAGAGCAGATGACCCAGTTGCTGAAGGGACTTTGTACCAACTATCGGCCCAGCTTTGAAGGTCAAGGTGACAGGGAGTCACCAGGCCGCAGG gccaacTCAGAGGAGTTCATCCCCATCTTTGCCAACAACCCACGAGAGTTGAAAGCTTTCCTAGAGCACATGAGTGCAGTACAGCCCGACTCACCACAGGGCATCTACGACACGCTCCTTGAACTACGACTACAGAACTGGGCCCATGAGAAGGATCCACAG gtCAAAGAGAAGCTTCACGCAGAGGCGATCTCCCTCCTGAAGAGTGGCCGCTTCTGCGACGTCTTTGACAAGGCCCTGGTCCTATGCCAGATGCACGACTTCCAGGATGGGGTCCTGCACCTCTACGAGCAGGGGAAGCT GTATCAGCAGATGATGCACTACTACATGCAGCATGAGCAGTACCGGCAGGTGATCGAGGTGTGCGAGCGCCATGGGGAGCAGGAGCCCTCTCTGTGGGAACAGGCGCTCAGCTACTTTGCCCGCAAGGAGGAGGACTGCAAGGAGTACGTGGCAGCAGTGCTCAAGCATATTGAGAACAAGAACCTCATGCCACCACTTCTAG TGGTGCAGACCCTGGCCCACAACTCCACCGCCACCCTGTCTGTCATCCGGGACTACCTGGTCCAGAAACTGCAAAAACAGAGCCAGCAGATTGCACAGGACGAGCTCAGGGTGCGGCGGTATCGAGAGGAGACCACCCGCATCCGCCAAGAGATCCAGGAGCTCAAGGCGAG TCCGAAGATTTTCCAGAAGACCAAGTGCAGCATCTGTAACAGTGCCTTGGAATTGCCCTCCGTCCACTTTCTCTGTGGACACTCTTTCCACCAACACTGCTTTGAGAGTTACTCGGAAAGTGATGCTGActgccccacctgcctccctgaaAACCGGAAGGTCATGGATATGATCCGGGCCCAGGAACAGAAACGCGACCTCCACGACCAGTTCCAGCACCAG CTCAAGTGCTCCAACGACAGCTTCTCTGTCATCGCTGACTACTTCGGCCGAGGCGTTTTCAACAAACTGACCCTGCTCACTGACCCTCCCAcggccaggctggctggaagctTGGAGTCTGGGCTGCAGCGGGACCTGCTTGTGCATTCCAGGAGGGGCACTTGA
- the HYOU1 gene encoding LOW QUALITY PROTEIN: hypoxia up-regulated protein 1 (The sequence of the model RefSeq protein was modified relative to this genomic sequence to represent the inferred CDS: inserted 2 bases in 1 codon), producing the protein MGARGGRWGRGPARGAGRRGGGSNERAPRPGXAGARDAAERSVANVTVCKARGVVKGAGWGALPASWFARAAFVPELGPLERRPRGRMAAMGRTQRRRAGWALMALLLADLLALSDMLAVMSVDLGSESMKVAIVKPGVPMEIVLNKESRRKTPVTVTLKENERFFGDSAASMAIKNPKATLRYFQQLLGKQEDNPHVALYRERFPEHELGFDPQRRTVRFQISPQLQFSPEEVLGMVLNYSRSLAEDFAEQPVKDAVVTVPAFFSQAERRAVLHAARMAGLKVLQLINDNTATALSYGVFRRKDINTTAQNIMFYDMGSGSTVCTIVTYQTVKTKEAGMQPQLQIQGVGFDRTLGGLEMELRLREHLAGLFNEQRKGQSVKDVRENPRAMAKLLREANRVKTVLSANADHMAQIEGLMDDVDFKAKVTRAEFEELCADLFERVPGPVQQALQSAKMNLDEIEQVILVGGATRVPKVQEVLLKAVGKEELGKNINADEAAAMGAVYQAAALSKAFKVKPFIVRDAVIYPILVEFTREVDEEAGVRSLKHNKRVLFSRMGPYPQRKVITFNRYSHDFNFHINYGDLGFLGPEDLRVFGSQNLTTVKLKGVGESFRKYPSHESKGIKAHFNLDESGVLSLDRVESVFETLVEDSPEEESTLTKLGNTISSLFGGGTTADSKENGTSTIQEEEESLAEGSKDEPGEQAEHREEGEPPVEDTSLPPPPEPKGSVASEGEKATDKENGDKSEAQKPSDKGEARPEGAPPAPGEEMKQKPSRKQRVVEEVGVELVVLDLPDLSEDELARSAQKLQDLTARDLEKQEREQAANSLEAFIFETQDKLYQSEYQEVSTEQQREEISGRLSAASTWLEDEGFGATTVMLKEKLAELRKLCHGLFFRVEERKKWPERLSALDNLLNHSSMFLKGARLIPEMDQIFTEVEMTTLERVINETWAWKNATLAEQAKLPATEKPVLLSKDIEAKMMALDREVQYLLNKAKFAKPRPKPKDKNETRAEPPLNASASDQGERVIHPPGQTEDAKPISEPEKETRGSEPADTGPLELEGSGAESEQKQQPTGQRPALKNDEL; encoded by the exons ATGGGAGCGCGCGGCGGGCGGTGGGGGCGAGGCCCGGCGCGCGGCGCAGGGCGGCGCGGCGGCGGCTCCAATGAGCGTGCGCCGCGTCCGGG AGCTGGTGCGCGAGACGCCGCGGAGAGGTCGGTGGCTAATGTAACAGTTTGCAAAGCGAGGGGAGTCGTGAAGGGCGCGGGCTGGGGCGCGCTGCCGGCCTCGTGGTTTGCCCGCGCCGCGTTTGTTCCGGAGCTGGGCCCGCTGGAGCGGAGGCCGAG GGGCAGAATGGCAGCCATGGGCAGGACGCAGAGGAGGCGAGCTGGTTGGGCCTTGATGGCTCTGCTCTTGGCGGACCTGTTGGCACTGAGTG ACATGCTGGCAGTGATGTCAGTGGACCTGGGCAGCGAGTCCATGAAGGTGGCCATCGTCAAACCTGGAGTTCCCATGGAAATTGTCCTGAACAA AGAATCCCGGAGGAAAACCCCAGTGACTGTGACcctgaaggaaaatgaaagattCTTTGGAGACAGTGCAGCAAGCATG GCCATCAAGAACCCAAAGGCTACGCTGCGTTACTTCCAGCAGCTGCTGGGGAAGCAGGAGGATAACCCCCACGTGGCCCTTTACAGAGAGCGGTTCCCAGAGCATGAGCTGGGCTTCGACCCGCAGAGGCGGACTGTGCGCTTCCAGATCAGCCC gcagctgcagttctcaccGGAGGAGGTACTGGGCATGGTTCTCAATTACTCCCGTTCCCTGGCCGAAGACTTTGCAG AGCAGCCCGTCAAGGACGCAGTGGTCACCGTGCCAGCCTTCTTCAGTCAGGCCGAGCGCCGAGCTGTGCTGCACGCTGCCCGCATGGCTGGCCTCAAAGTGCTGCAGCTCATCAATGACAACACTGCCACCGCCCTCAGCTACGGCGTCTTCCGTCGGAAAGACATCAACACCACTGCCCAG AACATCATGTTTTATGACATGGGCTCAGGCAGCACTGTGTGCACCATCGTGACCTACCAGACAGTGAAGACTAAGGAGGCGGGGATGCAGCCACAGCTACAGATCCAGGGAGTCGG GTTTGACCGCACTCTGGGAGGCTTGGAGATGGAGCTCCGGCTGCGTGAGCACCTGGCTGGGCTCTTCAATGAGCAGCGCAAGGGCCAGAGCGTAAAGGACGTGAGGGAGAACCCCCGTGCCATGGCCAAGCTGCTGCGAGAGGCTAATCGAGTCAAAACTGTCCTGAGTGCCAACGCTGACCACATGGCACAG ATTGAGGGCCTCATGGATGACGTGGACTTCAAGGCAAAGGTGACTAGAGCGGAGTTCGAAGAGCTGTGTGCAGACTTATTTGAGCGGGTGCCTGGGCCTGTGCAGCAGGCCCTCCAGAGCGCCAAAATGAACTTG GATGAGATTGAGCAGGTGATCCTGGTGGGTGGGGCCACTCGGGTCCCCAAAGTTCAGGAGGTGCTGCTGAAGGCTGTGGGCAA GGAGGAGCTAGGGAAGAACATCAATGCGGACGAAGCAGCCGCCATGGGCGCTGTGTACCAGGCAGCCGCGCTCAGCAAAGCCTTCAAGGTGAAGCCGTTCATAGTCCGAGATGCGGTGATCTACCCTATCCTG GTTGAGTTCACCAGGGAGGTGGACGAGGAGGCTGGCGTTCGCAGCCTGAAGCACAATAAGCGTGTTCTTTTCTCCCGGATGGGGCCCTACCCTCAACGAAAAGTTATCACCTTTAACCGCTACAGCCATGATTTCAACTTCCACATCAACTATGGTGACCTGGGCTTCCTGGGGCCTGAGGATCTTcg GGTGTTTGGCTCCCAGAATCTGACCACAGTGAAGCTCAAAGGTGTGGGCGAGAGCTTCAGGAAGTACCCCAGCCATGAGTCCAAGGGCATCAAGGCTCACTTCAATCTGGATGAAAGCGGCGTGCTCAGCCTGGACAGG GTGGAGTCTGTGTTTGAGACACTGGTGGAAGACAGCCCAGAAGAAGAATCGACTCTGACCA AACTTGGCAACACCATCTCCAGCCTGTTTGGAGGAGGCACCACAGCAGATTCCAAGGAGAATGGTACCAGCACCATTCAG gaggaagaggaaagcctTGCTGAGGGGAGCAAGGATGAGCCTGGAGAGCAAGCGGAGCACCGGGAGGAAGGAGAGCCCCCAGTGGAGGACacctctctgcccccaccccctgagccTAAGGGCAGTGTGGCCTCTGAGGGAGAAAAGGCTACAGACAAAGAAAATGGGGACAAGTCTGAGGCCCAG aAGCCAAGTGACAAGGGGGAAGCAAGGCCTGAGGgtgcccctccagccccaggggagGAAATGAAGCAGAAGCCTTCCCGGAAGCAGAGGGTGGTCGAGGAGGTCGGGGTGGAGCTGGTCGTACTGGACCTGCCTGACTTGTCCGAGGACGAGCTGGCCCGCTCGGCACAGAA ACTTCAAGACCTGACAGCCCGAGATCTAGAGAAGCAGGAGCGGGAGCAAGCTGCCAACAGCTTGGAAGCGTTCATCTTTGAGACCCAG GACAAGCTATACCAGTCCGAGTACCAGGAAGTGTCCACTGAGCAGCAGCGTGAGGAGATCTCCGGGAGACTCAGTGCCGCTTCCACTTGGCTGGAGGATGAAGGCTTTGGGGCCACCACAGTG ATGTTGAAGGAGAAGCTGGCTGAGCTGAGGAAACTGTGCCACGGGTTGTTTTTTCGGGTGGAAGAGCGTAAGAAGTGGCCTGAACGGCTGTCTGCCCTTGATAATCTCCTCAACCATTCCAGCATGTTCCTCAA AGGGGCCCGGCTTATCCCAGAGATGGACCAGATCTTCACTGAGGTGGAGATGACAACCTTAGAGAGAGTCATCAATGAGACCTGG GCCTGGAAGAATGCAACGCTGGCCGAGCAGGCCAAGCTGCCCGCCACAGAGAAGCCAGTGTTGCTCTCCAAAGACATCGAAGCCAAGATGATGGCTCTGGACCGTGAGGTGCAGTATCTGCTCAACAAAGCCAAGTTTGCCAAGCCCCGGCCCAAGCCCAAGGATAAGAATGAAACCCGGGCAGAACCTCCACTCAATGCCAGTGCCAGTGACCAGGGGGAGAGGGTCATCCACCCACCAG GCCAGACTGAAGATGCAAAGCCCATTTCAGAACCTGAGAAAGAGACTC GAGGATCTGAGCCGGCAGACACGGGGCCTCTGGAGTTGGAAGGCTCTGGAGCAG AATCTGAACAGAAGCAGCAGCCTACAGGACAGAGGCCAGCTCTGAAGAATGATGAACTATAA